A segment of the Lycium barbarum isolate Lr01 chromosome 7, ASM1917538v2, whole genome shotgun sequence genome:
AATTTGATATTTGCAAATAGTACTTTCATGTCCCTTTATATTACAAGGTGGAAATGACACAATAAGATTGCTGCTTTTTAAGAGTTCTGAACCTTAGTGTTTTATTGATGTTGATTGATCTGAAAAAATGGGCTGCGCTTGCTGTATATATATTTACCAATATGTCCTTGTTTGGCCATAACACTTGGGAAGGTTGGGATTGCTTGTTTCTTGTTGCTTTTATTCAGCAAAGCCCGTGGAAGTTGGGATTTGTTGGCTCTCTCCAGTGTATAAGAAATCAGAATGACCTTATTAAGCACTGAGTGTGGTTACTATTTCAAATTGTTATTTAAGTATGCCTTTTGTTTACCACTTTATGCCTTGGATTTTCATGGTGCTTAATATTATTtctagttaattaattaaagtcTTTGTATGACTAGAGTTAGTGTTAAGTTCGGTTCAACAGTATGCGTTaaattggccgatgaagaaatttccgtcgatttccaaggccttccatgtacaaagacggatttttattttaagtttattcattatttttaattcatccgataattatttattctcttactgacattttttattaagtctcatgcaggtattgaagttatttttttttaagatgacactcaaaagaagttcaaatagcttcttaaattctttgtttatatatttttttttacattcttaaattatgcaagcataaaatatagtgaaactttacattttagggtgtaggttagtggtatttatttatgatctgcttaggtgatttaaatttcatgtgctttagacaaattaatattagacagttattattttcgtagctaatattcttatagttatcacgttttgctagagttttaattcaatagcttagcatacttaagtgaataaatagggtgatttgcctcaatatttaggctttagaatatactctcataattaattgattaggcgtacatacttagctagttaaattagttaactcacttcgagtgcaaaataatttcatgcccaTTTTTTACACCTTTGTCACATActcaagcttctaagttgcacataactttttttttaattattataacacatatgtataaaatacgtattgcatgattatttatgtgaatattcatattattctttagtctaaattctattaatttttgtaaataataaagccttttacacatccctcgtatagttaaattggtccagccggaaaccacatttgtggattctgaaggatgcctaacaccttcccttcggaataatttgaacccttacctagaatctcacttattttcgtagaccatgttaagccgcatatattaataatttataggtaccctagtataccttaaatgctaggtggcgactctgtacataattaactatttcagagctccataagttgtgctttgtttagcctttggtaaaaatgggGTGCAACAGAGCACACTCTCACGATCCCAACAAAGACCTCGGGAATCGGACACTCCATCGTTCCCGGCAAGAAAGCTCGGGCAACaaacactcatctctcttttacgctctccggcaaggacctcagaggctacactctctcacatatCATCATTAGTGCCATAACCATGcatatatcaatgtatcatggaagtGCATATGAGTATGATGAAATGTAATGttaacaaccaattcaatccgaaacggtaccacacatggcatacaAGTAATATCAGTAATAAGGCTAGacaataagccataatggaatcaccattctcatctcaatatcaattaagtaaagtaccgcaatatgaTGGCCATGAACTATCACTAGTCACAATTACCAATATCTCAACGTGTCAACGAGCCAACAAATAAATAGATCAAGATGAGTTAGCAACACAacgaggtggctagcccccaaatcatacaacaaggctcaacctaagacaatatccatcccaacttcgcacccgaaggcttacatgcattctccaacaatatcatctaaacatatgcttcgctaatcgaagtctcactatgaggtaaaccgtaacctacctcaaagtcgaGCCAACGAACTCACAAAGTCGTCTTTCCTTTCCTGAGCGTCTCTGAATGTTCCCGATCTTCTCGTAGTTCTGAAATTTCACATTAGCAGACTTTTACTCTACTTTCTCGTTCCATTCCATAAACAAACCAACCTTCTGCCTCTCTTTATCCACAATCGGGCAAGCAAAATTACTAAGCAAAGAAACCAATTATCAATCCATTTGCTCTCTTAATGCTGCTAACAAAGCACAAACAATTTGTTTCAACAGCGGTTCTTACTAAACCAACAGACATAATTATCCTAATGCTTAAATAACCTGATGCGTATAACCCCTTCAGTTTTCCTAGACTTGCTATAGAAAACGTCAACACAAAAAAACAAAACCAGCATCCATTCTGTTTCCGTAGATCCTTTTTAACATTAAGTCATACCCATTTAGAGGAAACGTGAGGAGTACTGTGGATTTGGTCACTAAATTAGTCCAAAAGAAATGAAATTTATAAACTGGGCATATATACGTTCAATGCCCAGTGATTTCTCTACATCAAATATTATGGCAGCCAAACTTTTTCATTTAAATACATCCATTCTAATCATTTGGTCATCATTAAACCATAATAGATATCTACAAATTTATTTCCCAACTTAAAGGAACCAAGCACCAGCAATTTGTTTCCGATTAATATTAGGTATTAACTTCATTCTAGTagcaaatataataataataataataataataataataataataataataataatcagtgGCAATAGAGATATTTCATAGCAATAAATTCAAGTCAAACTAATGCTTTTACCCAGATTCTAACCTGAGGCACTCAATTTCTCCTCTTCGTCGTAGGTTTTGAATAGATGTCTCAAGGTTTTTGTGCTAATACTAAAAAAATGTCCAAACCTATTAACTTAAATCATTCTTGTATATGGGCCGTGTAACCTATGGTGTTAAAAGAGTTGTGGACCTGGCCCATTAATTACTAACTAAACAATTGTCCAAAATAACCTTTTTAATAAGCCACTATGTATAAGTTAGCAATTGACCCACTtagtcaattacattattcaTCAACTTATACTTTAAAATATAGTCATTCCATCAAATACTCTATTTACTAACTTGTACCTTATATGGGTGAAACTCATActcctatgaataaactattcacacacattaaataaatatatttcaaaattttcCCGCCAATTAAATCATCGTGCAACCGATTTTTGCAAGTCAAGAATACCTTTTAAAAGTACAGAAAGGTTATATTAGGGAAAAGAAGTCAAAAGCTCAAAacggccaaacgggtcgttacagaaaATTCAAAATCGTATCCGCAGGTAAATTATTTAATTTGTATATTATCACTAATTTTCGTAATttctaaaaatatatattttcttaaaTCTCTAAATGGGGGCATGGGTAGCTGCCCCCCTTACATCAGTTCATTTCTTATAAAAATTAGAAAGACTTTAATAATTACTATTTTGTTCATTCTAACATAAAAGTGGATAAGCTTATGCACTTTTAGAATTGGTAATCCTTGATATATACTTTAATGTTCTATTTGAATGATATCTTCAAACAAAAGAACCACTTGAAAATCCAAAAGGACCACTTGAAAATCCAAACAAAAGGACCACTGGAAAATCCACTTAAACTCCCAAGAAATTTACTTGGAAGTTTATTCACAGCAATAAAATATCCAAGAAATTTATTCACAGCAATAAAATTCCGAAGTAATCTCTATGGTAATAAAACTTCAGTGCCTTATGGTTGATCAACAGAAGATGAAGGGATCTGCAAGAAGCATAAGGAAAGTCATAAATTCTGATCTCTTAATGGAAGATGTAACACGGAATGACTGAAATGATTTTCAAAAGGGGCATGCGTAGTCGCTCCCCTTTAATTACTATTTTGTTCATTCTAACATAAAAGTGGATAAGCTTATGTATTTTTTTAATTGGTAATCCTTGATATATACTTTAATGTTCTATTTGAATGATATCTTCAAACAAAAGGGCCACTTGAAAATCCAAACAAAAATACCACTTGAAAATCCAAAAGGACCACTAGAAAATCCAAACAAAGGATCACTTGAAAATCCAAACAAAAGGACCAATTGAAAATCCAAAATCGTATCCGCAAGGTAAATTATTTAATTTGTATACAATTACTAATTTTTATAACTTCTAAAAATATATAATTTCTTAAATTTTTAATGAATAATTTCCAACTAAATTCACAGCAGTAAAATCCCCAAGTAATTTCTATGGTAATAAAACTCCCAGGTAAATCTCCAAGAAATTTACCTGGGAGTTATTAACAACAATAAAATTGCCAAGTAATTTCTATGGTGATAAAACCTCAGTGCCTTAGGGTTGATCAATAGAAGATGACGGGATCTGTAGGAAGCATAAGGAAAGTCATAAATTCTAATTTCTTAATGGAAAATGTAACACGGAATGGCTGAAATAGTTTTCAAAAGGGGGCATGCGTATCCGCCCCCTTTAATTTTGTTCATTCTAACATAAAAGTGGATAAGCTTATATACTTTTTGAATTGGTAATCCTTGATATATACTTTAATGTTCTATTTGAGCAAATGATATCTTCAAACAAAATGACCACTGGAAAATCCAAACAAAAGGACCACATGAAAATCCACTTGAAAATTCAAAATCGTATCCGCAGGTAAATTATTTAATTTGTATACAATCACGAATTTTTGTAACTTCTAAAAATATATGATTTCTTAAATCTCTAAAAGGAGGCATGCGTTAATTACTATTTTGTTCATTCTAACAGAAAAGTGGATAAGCTTATGTACTTTTTGAATTGGTAATCcttgatatatatttttaatgTTCTATTTGAGCAAATGATATCTTCAAATAAAAGTACCACTTGAAAATCCAAATAAAAGGACCACTTGAAAATCCAAACAAGAGGTCCACTTGAAAATCCAAAATCCACTTCAAACAAAAGGACCACTTGAAAATTCACTTAAAATCCCAAGAAATTAATTACGTGAGAGTTTATTCACAACAATAAAATCCTCAAGAAATTTATTTACAGCAATCAAATCCCCAAGTAATCTCTATGGTAATAAAACTTCAGTGTCTTATGGTTGATCAATAGAAGATGACAGAATCTGCAGGAAGCATAAGGAAAGTCATAAATTCTGATCTCTTAATGGAAGATGTAACACGGAATGGCTGAAATGGTTTTCGAAAGGGGGCATGCATAGCCGCTCTCCTTTAATTACTATTTTGTTCATTCTAACATAAAAGTGAATAAGCTTATGTATTTTTTGAATTGGTAATCCTTGATATATACTTTAATGTTCTATTTGAGCAAATGATATCTTCAAACAAAAGGACCACTTGAAAATCCACTTGGAAATCCAAAATCGTATCCGCGGGTAAATTATTTAATTTGTATACAATCACTAATTTTTGTAACGTCTAAAAATACATAATTTCTTAAATCTCTAATGAATAATTTCCAGCTAAATTCACAGCAATAAATCCCCAAGTAATTTCTATGGTAATAAAACTCCCAGGTAAATCTCCAAGAAATAATCCCCAGCTAATTCACATTAATGAAATTCCCAAGTAATTTCTTAGGTAATAAAATCCCCAGGCACATCTCCAAGTTATAATTCTCATCTAAATTCGCAGCAATAAAATTCCTAAGCAATAAAATTCCTTGGTAAATCCCCTAGAAACAATCACAAGCTAAATTCGCAGCAATAAAATTCCTAAGTAATTCCCTAGGTAATAAAACTCCTTGGTAAATCCCCTAGAAACAATCACAAGCTAAATTCGCAGGAACATAATCCTCAAGTAATTCCCTATATGATAAAATCCCCAGGtaaattcccaaaaaaaaaaaaaaaaaatccccatgTAAATCTACAAGTACCAATACCTGGGGATTTTCCTACGAGTTcacaaagaaaatattttttttattatttttggttGTTTACCTATGGAATTACCGACAAAAATGATACTTGGGGATTATTTTTCCATAAAAATCCCCTGGTAATAATTTGGCGCTAAATTTACCCGTAGATTTACCTGGGGAAATCGTATCCGCAGGTAAATATTCTAGAAATTAGGAATTTTTAGATTTTCGCATGAAAATCCGCAGGAATTACATGCGGAAAAGATTCCCAGGTAAAATTCCCATGTAATTCAATTTTTTCTAGTAGTGTGTGAAAGTGTAAGTTACAACACTAATCAATCACCAACATGAACCAATAATAAGTAGTTAATACCCCAATTATCTGAGTTAAATATCAAAGCCACCGACAAACAAAAAAGCAATGCTACAAACTCACACAAACATCTAACTTGTAGTAATGAAAATTCTTTAATTATACTTACACAAACTGGGGACACATACATCAATTACAAATTGAAGTTTGAGAATTGAATCGAAAAGTAATTAGATCTAACTCTACGAAACACAAAGCAGCATGCGACCCAATTATAACTAAAAGTTGACAGAGCTATTTAGCTACTTGTAGGGGTATCTCTCATGATCATCCTTTTGTAGAACAAGTGGAATTTCCTTGAAGTTCAACAACAAGTTGATCGAGTTAAGTTAGCCGAGGATAAATCATTCTATTCACTAATGAGCCAAATAAGAAGACTGGATGATTTATATTGCATGAGTTACTTCATATTTGAAATAATAAATTATGttttttttcattattatttattaaGGATGTGGTAAACCTCAACAATGGTACCAGAGAAGAATTAATGTTGAAGCTGGTGCTGCATTAGAGTTAATAAGCAAATGAAGGAAGCGAATAAAATCACAAGTAGATCATATATAAGTATAATTATATTACCAAAGCCGAAACTGGTTTCTTATTAAAGCTACGAAACAGCTTGAACTATACATAGAAGATGACAGAGATCAAATCCGTAAGCTAAACTCTAAGGCAGAAGTTTGAAAAGGAACAAAATCTCACTAGAACGACTTTACTTTAGACCAGGTGGAAGAAAGTAATGGATGGATTATACTGTAAAATATTAGAAGTGGAGCAGGACATAACATTTCAAAACTTTTTATAGCTGAATTTTCAACATTAGTGGGCTGTAACTTTCACCTAATAGACACAAAGCTTTTCTTTTTCAGTAAACTTTTTCCAGCATAAGTAAACTATACAAACATCTAAAGCATGATTTTGACTTTTTAAACTAGTGCATTATGAGTACAATCAAAAGTAACAATATCAAGAGATGAATAAACAATCGAACAGAAAAATGAGCTAGGTTTCACAAGGATAAATCATTCCATTCACTAGATTATTTACTTCACATTAGTTGACTTTGTATTGTATAACTATAGTAGAGTTTTCTTCTTTTCACTATTATTTGTTAAGATGGATGTGATAAACCTCAACCATGGTACGCGAGAGGAACTAAAGTTAGTTGGTGCTGCATTTAAGTTCATAGATAGATAAAGGTAACGGATAAATTCACAATATAAGAGATTATATCTCATATTATAATTAAATTACCAGAGCTGAAGCTGGTTTAATATTAAAGCTAAGCAATAGTTTGACAGACCCGACTTAGCTAGCAGGCCTATCATACTTAAATTTTAAAACCTAGTGTTGATAACACTAGAATATTACAGGAAGTAACATCAGATAGAAATACTATTGGGAATTCCCTTGGCAGTAAGTCCTGGTTCACTAGTAGGATAAAGCAATGTGTATGGCATCTTCACAGGCCCAGTCCTGTTCTTCAGCTCCATATCATTGTTCATCATTGAAATGTTTTCCTCAATTTGAGTCAGATTCTTTCCAAACTTTTCAAATGCTTTCAGTGCTTCTTTGTCTTTGGTCCAATCAGCGGCGTCTCTCTGGCCAAGATAAATTTCATCTGAAGTATGTGTTGACAAAACCTCGAGAGCAGATATTCCAATCAGAGTCTGGAACTGGGGTGTAATTGTCTTCAGATATCCTTTTATGGGGTTCATCTTTAGCTCTTCAAACTCAATTGTTCCAGGGTCAGGAATTAGTCTTCGGCTCATACCAGGACGATTTGGGGCAAAGCCTCCATAAGGGTACTGACCGAAGTTAACAGCTGCATGAAGAGCAGATGCCATCCAGATAATGATAGTCAACGAGTCAATCAGTTCTTGACGTGTTTGCATCTTAGGCCACCAAGGCTCATCTTTCTTGTCACCATGTCCTACTTCACGAAGTTCCTTCCACCAGGCTTGGAGTTCAGTGTCTTTCAAAACCACGTCATCTGATCCGTAATACAGACTTGTATACTCCTGAACCCAACTTTTGATTGCTGACCAGATTTCAAGTCCATCCACAGCATAAGGATAATCCTCAATCAGAAGGCTTACACCATGTTTGGATGCAGGATCCTTAACTGCCACTCCTCTGAACGAAcacaacaaataaataaaaaaacataCTATTTCTTTTGGAAATCATTACATAGCAGACAGACCTAACCTACTAACAAGTTCGGCAGGTAGGGCTTGATCAGGGAAAACCCAATCCCTATAAGCAATTGAAGTCAACTCCATTGACAATGGTCCAGGGAAAACAGTTTTCTCAACAATACCTCCAGCATTAAGTACAGCCTGTCGAGCCAAGGCATTGATATGCATTGTATCACGGAAGTGGGGATGCAAAAGCTTATAGATAGGATGTAGCACACTAAGCTGCCTATGAGTCGCTATCACAAAAGGCTCAACTGATGCATGAGTATGTAACCTGAGTAGCAAAATTAGACATGTTACAAAGAAATAAAACGGACAAGAATTAAAGAATACCAGCTAAGTTGAGGTACCAGTGGCTGAGGAGCTGGTGTACTCCCGAGTCATTGATTGCAACAAATGCTTTTGCAATTTGCCATAAGGCATACTCGACACCTGTCTCAGCCGGAGTGAACACTTTGCTGATGGCACCAAATTGATCTCCATCAGGATGAGGCAAGCTTAGTTCAATGGCCAGTGGCTTCAAAGTACCGTCCTCTTGCAGAAAGAGCACGGTCCTTGAGGCATAAATCTTTGAAGGTGACATGTTAAGTTTCCTCGCATAAGGCATCACAATGTCATGGTAATTCAGAATGAAAAGTCGGTTCGCCTCTATGGCCTAAAAATTATTCAGCACAGATCAGGGGAACCTACATTGCACGCAAAACTTGGAAAAAATAAGTAGTGAACAGCCACTTACCTTCTCAATGGTCAGTCCACCTAGC
Coding sequences within it:
- the LOC132603936 gene encoding probable linoleate 9S-lipoxygenase 5 — protein: MASTGKCLNKMVNGTVLLMKKTPLDLGSSELAAAHQGYEIIGQKVILQLISSVHGDQGKKLKGKLGNPSHLEDENKSGSDSKYSVTFEWDHERLGVPGAFIIKNSNPSEFFLKSLTLEVADPNQGSLHFVCNSWVYPAEKYESDRIFFVNQAWLPSETPAALRWYREDELLHLRGNGTRKLEEWDRVYDYDCYNDLGDPDNDPLLARPVLGGSAEYPYPRRGRTGRSPSKTDPKSESRLPQIASFAIYVPRDERFSPLKMTDVLSNAQKAIAQLFASQLAALGNLTLNEFNNFEDIMKVYEAGAPGFLKYPTPHVIREENSAWMSDEEFGREMLAGLNPVCISGLKEFPATSKLDPKIYGDQTSKITRDQMQNQLGGLTIEKAIEANRLFILNYHDIVMPYARKLNMSPSKIYASRTVLFLQEDGTLKPLAIELSLPHPDGDQFGAISKVFTPAETGVEYALWQIAKAFVAINDSGVHQLLSHWLHTHASVEPFVIATHRQLSVLHPIYKLLHPHFRDTMHINALARQAVLNAGGIVEKTVFPGPLSMELTSIAYRDWVFPDQALPAELVSRGVAVKDPASKHGVSLLIEDYPYAVDGLEIWSAIKSWVQEYTSLYYGSDDVVLKDTELQAWWKELREVGHGDKKDEPWWPKMQTRQELIDSLTIIIWMASALHAAVNFGQYPYGGFAPNRPGMSRRLIPDPGTIEFEELKMNPIKGYLKTITPQFQTLIGISALEVLSTHTSDEIYLGQRDAADWTKDKEALKAFEKFGKNLTQIEENISMMNNDMELKNRTGPVKMPYTLLYPTSEPGLTAKGIPNSISI